Proteins from a single region of Deltaproteobacteria bacterium CG11_big_fil_rev_8_21_14_0_20_42_23:
- the pal gene encoding peptidoglycan-associated lipoprotein produces the protein MKKQSLLVVAVTCLALVSACSQQQKKPKTALKTIHFDYDKSNIKSDAAAILKDNATWMQNNSKKSVTIEGHCDERGSFEYNIALGDRRARSAESYLQNLGVSSSRLNTVSYGEEKPVATCHDESCWWQNRRDDFVAK, from the coding sequence ATGAAAAAACAGTCGCTTCTCGTCGTTGCCGTTACCTGTCTCGCTCTCGTGTCTGCATGTTCACAACAACAGAAAAAACCAAAAACAGCATTGAAAACTATCCATTTCGATTATGACAAATCCAACATCAAATCTGATGCTGCTGCAATCCTTAAAGACAATGCTACTTGGATGCAAAACAACAGCAAAAAAAGCGTAACCATCGAAGGCCATTGCGATGAGCGCGGATCATTTGAGTACAACATTGCTCTTGGCGATCGCCGTGCAAGATCTGCAGAATCTTACCTTCAAAACTTGGGGGTTTCTTCAAGCCGTCTTAACACTGTAAGTTACGGTGAAGAAAAACCAGTTGCAACTTGCCATGATGAAAGCTGCTGGTGGCAAAATCGCCGTGACGATTTCGTAGCAAAATAA